The following proteins are encoded in a genomic region of Papaver somniferum cultivar HN1 unplaced genomic scaffold, ASM357369v1 unplaced-scaffold_10, whole genome shotgun sequence:
- the LOC113326492 gene encoding uncharacterized protein LOC113326492, whose product MPRHPTSSRSRSASTRSASTTPRSSEANWTRALLNSQGSPSTDGDHAAASPSEGSHRVSSSNGDHSPIHGNGNQAEVNGWHEAFHQENIEADNTEENRINDDHLLEIQFNALEQPIEDGSEKYATTVGTIARNIVPPCIEDWRSVPCGLKEEIWRVIKNEYKVPEVIKCKALRMENKSWKNIKTILKKWCDRFSTVAERKNNRPQGVKSDDWEKFVKMHDSEEDQKLREIGKESKKLLKVLHTTGRDGIARRRHIMEQQSPTGSVSRTVVYLATNVYQEIPQEALDHIFSLLVFLVVMFSTYTYNLMYIEDTGKRAA is encoded by the exons ATGCCGAGACATCCGACAAGTAGTCGTTCCCGATCTGCAAGTACTAGGTCTGCAAGTACTACCCCTAGGTCAAGTGAAGCTAACTGGACGAGGGCTTTGCTCAATTCACAAGGGTCTCCATCAACTGATGGTGATCACGCTGCTGCAAGTCCAAGTGAAGGGAGTCATCGTGTGTCTTCTTCAAATGGTGATCATTCTCCAATCCATGGAAATGGGAATCAGGCTGAGGTAAATGGATGGCATGAGGCTTTTCATCAAGAAAATATTGAAGCTGACAATACCGAGGAAAACAGGATTAATG ATGATCACCTTTTGGAAATTCAATTCAATGCTCTGGAACAACCAATAGAGGATGGTTCTGAGAAATATGCTACCACAGTTGGAACGATAGCCAGGAATATTGTCCCACCATGTATTGAGGATTGGAGGTCTGTTCCATGTGGTCTCAAGGAAGAAATCTGGAGAGTCATCAAGAATGAGTACAAGGTACCTGAAGTTATCAAGTGTAAGGCGTTGAGGATGGAAAATAAGTCATGGAAGAACATAAAGACAATTTTAAAGAAATGGTGTGACCGATTTTCTACTGTTGCCGAAAGAAAGAACAATAGACCACAAGGTGTGAAGAGCGATGATTGGGAGAAATTTGTGAAAATGCATGATTCGGAAGAAGATCAGAAACTAAGGGAGATAGGTAAGGAATCAAAGAAGCTACTCAAGGTTTTGCATACAACTGGAAGAGATGGCATTGCACGTCGTCGTCATATTATGGAACAACAAAGTCCAACTGGCAGTGTGTCAAGAACTGTTGTATACTTGGCAACAAATGTTTACCAAGAAATCCCTCAAGAAGCACTTGAT CatatattttctttgttggttttcCTTGTAGTTATGTTTTCCACTTATACATATAATCTGATGTACATTGAAGACACGGGTAAGAGAGCTGCATGA
- the LOC113326935 gene encoding uncharacterized protein LOC113326935, with amino-acid sequence MGGGISKTELLASALPRKQLRQQVLKTRAVEDRVHSLEVTVETLMAGLSCNSKTNNANAQGVDGGGCQLRIQKVIVRNMRKSCVSLGCIDRNRPPTNDEYHLVCIEEICLPYESLCDGNGTFRDINIGDKIFWPQHSVSLLPTPMMLRFNEEVLFSVEVH; translated from the exons ATGGGAGGTGGGATATCAAAGACTGAACTGCTTGCTTCCGCACTTCCTAGGAAGCAGTTACGACAACAAGTGCTGAAGACTAGAGCTGTGGAAGATCGTGTCCATAGTCTCGAGGTAACTGTTGAGACACTAATGGCTGGTTTGAGTTGCAATTCCAAGACCAACAATGCTAATGCTCAG GGTGTGGATGGTGGTGGTTGTCAACTTAGAATCCAGAAAGTAATTGTGAGAAATATGAGAAAAAGCTGTGTTTCCTTGGGATGTATAGATAGGAATAGGCCTCCAACTAATGATGAATATCATTTGGTCTGCATTGAAGAAATTTGTCTGCCTTATGAAAGTCTCTGCGATGGCAATGGTACTTTTCGTGATATTAACATAGGCGACAAGATTTTCTGGCCTCAACACTCGGTTTCTCTACTTCCCACACCGATGATGCTGCGTTTTAATGAAGAAGTTCTGTTTTCTGTGGAGGTGCACTGA
- the LOC113326748 gene encoding serine/threonine-protein kinase RIO1-like: MNNTTTLRSQNHDSYHQQRRIPKSKGRRNPKIDSEEEFSLSDNDVIGEAALSWLHYYFKDDGAVVHLCSRLPGGHLQPTSNRNPNHQHRPSPLQEREGKENMNTVTTAMRQSLRVAANGAIKTTDKRYCATLEQAIDARTRIVLLRMLNCAVIDDINGCIATGKQANVYHATKHDGQEFAVKIYKTSVIGSKDRDRYTQVDYRFRHRYRKHNPWKVAKTRAEKEMSNLMRLKAAGIRCPTPIHLKLHVLVMEFIGKSGWAAPRLKDANLSQDKMRDCYVQVILVMRNLYQKCKLVHGDLSEYNILYHEGNLHIINVSQSVDLDHPLASDILRQDCIRVSDFFWMNGVGVMTMWELFDFIVDSSITDESVGCYLEKMQQKILFRDSLTYVDDRKMFRTLAQQKDAEEDVDMIMDYQDAMDLTIIIPEFEESLLPGQEQLRLLMQPNKWNINNIFERTDISTSSGTDENGDSSDTQETLPADKKAALKENKRDRACVEQAIDIDSRTRMVLFKMMNEKIFDEINGCISAGKQVNVYLVSKRDGQEFAVKVYKTSGFKGFKQGDCKQNRRKMVKTKAEKEMRNLVRLKEAGIKCPTPILLTLPVLVMEFIGKSGSAAPRLKDANLSEDKMRECYVQIIMVMRNLYQKCNLVHGNLSEYNILYYEDNLHIIDVSQSVDLDHPLASDILREDCIRVSDFFRMNGVGCMTVCELLEFIVDSSITDESVECYLKEMQQKILAMGNVFPVVDNTADCISGKGAVEDVNGIPSGQDIRCLTYPKQPKESDINGTFAEQTNKFGAISGPDEEQQEAPPTDKKAARKENKKKVKEEEEAGKSTHGTLPADKKAARKDHKKKVKEERREARKSLTLQDVMRRR, translated from the exons ATGAACAATACTACTACTTTGCGTTCTCAAAACCATGATTCTTATCATCAACAACGAAGAATCCCTAAATCGAAAGGtagaagaaaccctaaaatcgattCGGAAGAAGAATTTTCGTTGTCAGATAATGATGTAATTGGAGAAGCAGCTTTAAGTTGGTTACATTATTATTTTAAAGATGATGGAGCTGTTGTTCATCTGTGTTCTAGACTACCTGGAGGTCATCTTCAGCCTACCTCTAATCGAAACCCTAACCATCAACATCGACCTTCCCCATTACAG GAGAGGGAAGGCAAGGAAAATATGAATACTGTTACAACTGCTATGCGTCAAAGTCTCCGAGTAGCCGCCAATGGCGCAATTAAAACCACTGACAAAAGATACTGTGCTACTCTTGAACAG GCTATTGATGCAAGAACCCGTATAGTGTTGTTGAGAATGCTGAATTGTGCTGTCATTGATGACATTAATGGCTGCATTGCTACTGGGAAACAA GCCAATGTTTATCATGCGACAAAACATGATGGTCAAGAATTTGCAGTAAAGATCTATAAAACTTCAGTTATAGGATCCAA GGACAGGGATCGTTATACACAAGTGGATTATCGTTTTAGGCATCGTTACCGCAAGCACAATCCCTGGAAAGTGGCTAAGACTAGGGCTGAAAAAGAAATGAGTAACCTTATGAG GCTAAAGGCAGCAGGGATCAGGTGTCCAACTCCAATACATTTGAAGCTTCATGTGTTGGTTATGGAATTCATAG gAAAATCAGGGTGGGCTGCTCCTCGTCTCAAGGATGCAAATCTGTCTCAAGACAAGATGCGTGATTGCTATGTACAG GTTATTTTGGTGATGCGGAATTTATACCAAAAGTGCAAACTGGTGCATGGAGACTTGAGCGAGTATAATATACTCTACCACGAG GGTAACTTGCACATTATTAATGTTTCCCAATCTGTGGACCTTGACCATCCTCTTGCGTCAGACATCTTACGTCAGGATTGCATTCGTGTTTCT GATTTTTTCTGGATGAATGGCGTGGGAGTTATGACCATGTGGGAACTGTTCGATTTCATAGTAGATTCATCTATTACTGATGAATCTGTGGGATGTTATTTAGAAAAG ATGCAACAGAAGATTTTGTTTAGGGATAGTTTGACGTATGTGGACGATAGGAAG ATGTTCAGAACGCTTGCTCAACAGAAGGACGCCGAGGAGGATGTTGACATGATCATGGATTACCAGGATGCCATGGATTTGACAATTATAATTCCAGAATTCGAGGAATCTCTTTTGCCAGGTCAAGAGCAGTTGCGGCTACTAATGCAGCCAAATAAATGGAACATAAATAATATCTTTGAACGAACAGACATCTCAACCAGCAGTGGAACAGATGAAAATGGCGATTCTAGTGATACACAGGAAACACTCCCTGCAGATAAAAAAGCAGCTCTAAAAGAGAACAAGAGAGACCGTGCTTGTGTTGAACAG GCCATTGACATTGATTCAAGAACTCGTATGGTGTTGTTCAAAATGATGAATGAAAAAATATTTGATGAGATTAATGGCTGCATTTCTGCTGGGAAACAA GTCAATGTCTATCTTGTGTCAAAACGTGATGGTCAAGAATTTGCAGTAAAGGTCTATAAAACTTCAGGATTCAA GGGTTTTAAGCAGGGTGACTGCAAGCAGAATCGCAGAAAAATGGTGAAGACTAAGGCAGAAAAAGAAATGAGGAACCTTGTGAG GCTAAAGGAAGCAGGGATCAAGTGTCCAACTCCAATACTTTTAACGCTTCCTGTTTTGGTTATGGAATTCATAG gAAAATCAGGGTCAGCTGCTCCTCGTCTCAAGGATGCAAATCTATCTGAAGACAAGATGCGTGAATGTTATGTACAG ATTATTATGGTGATGCGAAATTTATACCAAAAGTGCAATCTGGTGCATGGAAACTTGAGCGAATATAATATACTCTATTACGAG GATAACTTGCACATTATTGATGTTTCCCAATCTGTGGACCTTGACCACCCTCTTGCGTCAGACATCTTACGTGAGGATTGCATTCGTGTTTCT GATTTTTTCAGGATGAATGGCGTGGGATGTATGACCGTTTGTGAACTACTCGAATTCATAGTAGATTCATCTATTACTGATGAATCTGTGGAATGTTATTTAAAAGAG ATGCAACAGAAAATTTTGGCTATGGGAAATGTGTTCCCCGTGGTTGATAATACTGCAGATTGTATTTCTGGGAAG GGCGCCGTGGAGGATGTCAACGGGATTCCAAGTGGCCAGGACATCAGATGTTTGACATATCCAAAACAGCCCAAGGAATCAGACATAAATGGTACCTTTGCTGAACAGACCAACAAGTTTGGAGCCATATCTGGGCCAGATGAGGAGCAGCAGGAGGCACCCCCCACGGACAAAAAAGCAGCTCGAAAAGAGAACAAGAAGAAAGTCAAAGAAGAGGAGGAGGCTGGCAAGAGTACACATGGGACACTCCCTGCAGACAAGAAAGCTGCTCGAAAAGATCACAAAAAGAAAGTCAAAGAAGAGAGGAGAGAGGCTCGCAAGAGTTTAACTTTACAAGATGTGATGCGAAGAAGGTAA